One genomic region from Streptomyces sp. NBC_01304 encodes:
- a CDS encoding MFS transporter has protein sequence MAPVLALCWLVVFFDGMDVNIYGAVMPHLLTDPELGFTTSLGGTVGSWTTFGMLIGALTAGTLTDWLGRKPLVTTSVVLFSAGSAVCALAPSATAFGAGRFLAGLGLGGLMPIGLAIVAEFAPPRRAALATGLMMTSYHAGGMAATGLGLAVAPEHGWRWVFWAGVIPAVVAVPLVLKWLPESPRVLLAKGRTEQAYATADRFRLPRPGVAEAPAAGAKGRLSAIGALFAPGTRWATPLLWIASFAGLLLVYGVSTWLPALMRASGYSLSSSVTFLMVINAGGIVGMLVAGRTADRFGPVKVSAIWFVLTACGVFLLRAELPLGLAYVIVFATGIWLFSAQVMVYAATATVYAPAERATGLGWVTGVGRTGAVVGPWLGGAVLTDGNASLGFTTFAVAAVLGAAAISLVPLGRRPARDRAATAVAGATG, from the coding sequence GTGGCCCCCGTCCTCGCCCTGTGCTGGCTCGTCGTCTTCTTCGACGGCATGGACGTGAACATCTACGGCGCCGTGATGCCCCATCTCCTCACCGACCCGGAGCTCGGATTCACCACCTCCCTCGGCGGCACCGTCGGCTCCTGGACCACGTTCGGCATGCTGATCGGCGCGCTCACCGCGGGCACGCTCACCGACTGGCTCGGCCGCAAGCCCCTGGTCACCACGAGCGTCGTGCTGTTCTCGGCCGGCTCGGCGGTGTGCGCGCTCGCCCCGAGCGCCACCGCCTTCGGCGCCGGACGGTTCCTCGCCGGGCTCGGTCTCGGCGGGCTGATGCCCATCGGCCTCGCGATCGTCGCCGAGTTCGCCCCGCCGCGCCGCGCGGCCCTCGCCACCGGCCTGATGATGACCTCGTACCACGCGGGCGGCATGGCGGCCACGGGCCTCGGCCTCGCCGTCGCACCCGAGCACGGCTGGCGCTGGGTGTTCTGGGCGGGCGTCATCCCCGCCGTGGTGGCCGTGCCGCTGGTGCTGAAGTGGCTGCCGGAGTCGCCGCGCGTGCTCCTCGCCAAGGGCCGCACCGAGCAGGCGTACGCGACAGCCGACCGGTTCCGACTGCCGCGCCCCGGCGTCGCCGAGGCACCGGCGGCGGGCGCGAAGGGGCGGCTGTCCGCGATCGGCGCCCTGTTCGCGCCGGGCACCCGCTGGGCCACTCCCCTGCTGTGGATCGCCTCGTTCGCGGGACTGCTGCTCGTGTACGGCGTCTCGACCTGGCTGCCCGCGCTGATGCGTGCCTCCGGTTACAGCCTTTCCTCCTCCGTCACCTTCCTGATGGTGATCAACGCGGGCGGAATCGTCGGCATGCTCGTGGCGGGGCGCACCGCAGACCGGTTCGGTCCGGTGAAGGTGTCCGCGATCTGGTTCGTGCTGACCGCCTGCGGGGTGTTCCTGCTGCGGGCCGAACTGCCGCTGGGCCTCGCGTACGTGATCGTGTTCGCGACGGGCATCTGGCTGTTCAGCGCGCAGGTGATGGTGTACGCCGCCACCGCCACGGTGTACGCACCCGCCGAGCGCGCCACCGGTCTGGGCTGGGTCACCGGAGTGGGCCGGACCGGAGCCGTCGTCGGGCCCTGGCTGGGCGGGGCCGTCCTCACCGACGGCAATGCCTCGCTCGGCTTCACCACCTTCGCCGTCGCGGCCGTCCTCGGCGCCGCCGCGATCTCCCTGGTGCCGCTGGGCAGACGGCCCGCGCGGGACCGGGCCGCCACCGCGGTGGCGGGTGCCACCGGCTGA
- a CDS encoding IclR family transcriptional regulator domain-containing protein yields MTTIDTPPETAPPEAVAPLMRGILVLRELADTDGELSLRDLSHATGLARSTVDRVAATLERMGYLRLAGRSATLQPRIMELGNAYLAAVRLPDLLGPQVRRLADELDESVSLTVPDGDGLRFIHQVTHRRAMTLSFRIGDLLPLERMAPGPLFAAEWTQAQWERWRERLAADPEQRGFPAVRPPQDAARNGAALQERTAEAADRGWAVDDQLLEPGLIALAVAVHDADGRKVCAASVVSHTSRHTVTSLRDAVLPRLRTAVAAMEQTLRGAPAASAPAPDRAALADWTGASKQALGREFVESLARGLTVLTAFGEGRDALPLTAVAEATGLARATARRALITLEHLGYVTAHERQYRLTPRVLDLGFAPLSRTSLSRLAAPHLDALMRQVHDSASLAVLAGGDIQYTARAAAGRIMSVDIHLGTRLPAYATSMGRILLSGLPPAERSALLDGAELRALTESTVTARPALDVLLDRVQEQQYALTDGELEAGLRSVAVPVRDRAGQVVAAVNVAMHSSRRSNQECLDDVLPALRETASRIEQDLWTASRYAPVPAT; encoded by the coding sequence ATGACGACGATCGACACCCCGCCCGAGACAGCTCCTCCGGAAGCCGTCGCGCCCCTCATGCGCGGCATTCTCGTGCTGCGCGAACTCGCCGACACCGACGGCGAGTTGAGCCTGCGCGACCTCTCCCACGCCACCGGACTGGCCCGCTCCACCGTCGACCGCGTCGCCGCCACCCTCGAGCGGATGGGCTATCTGCGCCTGGCCGGCCGGTCCGCGACCCTGCAGCCCAGGATCATGGAACTCGGCAACGCCTATCTGGCCGCCGTACGCCTGCCCGACCTGCTCGGCCCGCAGGTGCGCCGCCTTGCCGACGAGCTCGACGAGTCCGTGTCCCTGACCGTGCCCGACGGGGACGGCCTGCGCTTCATCCATCAGGTCACCCACCGCCGCGCCATGACGCTCAGCTTCCGCATCGGCGATCTGCTGCCCCTCGAACGCATGGCACCCGGACCGCTCTTCGCCGCCGAGTGGACGCAGGCGCAGTGGGAGCGGTGGCGGGAACGGCTCGCCGCCGACCCGGAGCAGCGCGGTTTTCCCGCGGTGCGACCGCCGCAGGACGCCGCACGCAACGGGGCCGCGCTTCAGGAACGTACGGCCGAAGCAGCAGACCGCGGCTGGGCGGTCGACGACCAGCTGCTGGAGCCGGGACTGATCGCCCTCGCGGTCGCCGTGCACGACGCCGACGGCCGCAAGGTCTGCGCGGCGAGCGTGGTCAGCCACACCAGCAGGCACACCGTCACCTCACTGCGGGACGCGGTGCTGCCCCGACTGCGCACCGCCGTCGCCGCGATGGAGCAGACCCTGCGGGGCGCCCCGGCCGCGAGCGCCCCGGCCCCGGACCGGGCCGCGCTCGCCGACTGGACCGGAGCCTCGAAGCAGGCCCTCGGGCGGGAGTTCGTGGAGTCGCTGGCCCGCGGTCTGACCGTGCTGACCGCGTTCGGCGAGGGCCGTGACGCCCTGCCGCTCACCGCAGTCGCCGAGGCGACCGGACTGGCCCGGGCGACCGCACGCCGGGCCCTGATCACCCTGGAACACCTCGGCTACGTCACCGCGCACGAGCGGCAGTACCGGCTCACCCCGCGCGTCCTGGACCTCGGCTTCGCCCCGCTGTCCCGCACCTCGCTGTCCCGCCTCGCCGCGCCCCATCTCGACGCCCTGATGCGGCAGGTGCACGACTCGGCCTCGCTCGCGGTCCTCGCGGGCGGGGACATCCAGTACACGGCGCGGGCCGCCGCCGGGCGCATCATGAGCGTCGACATCCACCTCGGCACCCGGCTGCCCGCGTACGCCACTTCGATGGGCCGCATCCTGCTGTCCGGCCTGCCGCCGGCCGAGCGCTCCGCCCTCCTCGACGGCGCCGAACTGCGCGCCCTCACCGAGTCCACCGTCACCGCACGGCCCGCCCTGGACGTACTTCTCGACCGGGTGCAGGAGCAGCAATACGCCCTCACCGACGGCGAGTTGGAGGCGGGCCTGCGCTCGGTCGCCGTCCCCGTCCGGGACCGCGCGGGGCAGGTGGTGGCCGCGGTCAACGTCGCCATGCACAGCAGCCGCCGCAGCAACCAGGAGTGCCTCGACGACGTGCTGCCGGCGCTGCGGGAGACGGCCTCGCGCATCGAGCAGGACCTGTGGACGGCGTCGCGGTACGCCCCCGTCCCGGCGACCTGA
- a CDS encoding RNA ligase — MSSHLGDLLDPALLARSLDEGFIREQSHPSLPLRILNYTEKAQFERVWNEVTRQCRGLVVDENGRILARPYAKFFNFAEHPEGTFGLDEPVVVTDKLDGSLGILYPVPEGGHAIATRGSFASDQALHATEVWQERYAATAEIKPGVTYLFEIIFPENRIVCDYGKLDDLVLLGGVDMATGAPVPADELPWEGPRVDTFDFATLADALAAPPRAGAEGLVLRFPGHGHTMIKIKQDDYVALHRIVTGLSARVVWERLGAGDTSAEICDGLPDEFHGWIKDVEADLNGRRDAILAQARAEHARIVEELPEGWTRKEYAAVAGRSPLRAWLFQLLDGRDPSARIWHTLRPEGDQRPANFAAEDTENTDSTVSTEDAKSSKDTA; from the coding sequence ATGTCTTCCCACCTCGGTGACCTGCTCGACCCCGCACTGCTCGCGCGCTCCCTCGACGAGGGCTTCATCCGCGAGCAGAGCCACCCCTCGCTGCCCCTGCGCATTCTCAACTACACCGAGAAGGCCCAGTTCGAGCGCGTGTGGAACGAGGTCACCCGGCAGTGCCGAGGCTTGGTCGTCGACGAGAACGGCCGGATACTCGCCCGTCCGTACGCGAAGTTCTTCAACTTCGCCGAGCACCCCGAGGGCACCTTCGGCCTGGACGAGCCCGTCGTGGTGACCGACAAGCTCGACGGCTCGCTCGGCATCCTCTACCCGGTGCCCGAGGGCGGTCACGCCATCGCCACCCGGGGCTCCTTCGCCTCCGACCAGGCGCTGCACGCGACCGAGGTCTGGCAGGAGCGGTACGCGGCCACCGCGGAGATCAAGCCGGGGGTCACGTACCTCTTCGAGATCATCTTCCCGGAGAACAGGATCGTCTGCGACTACGGCAAGCTCGACGACCTCGTCCTGCTCGGCGGAGTCGACATGGCGACCGGTGCTCCCGTCCCCGCGGACGAACTCCCGTGGGAGGGACCGCGGGTGGACACCTTCGACTTCGCGACGCTGGCCGACGCGCTCGCCGCCCCGCCGCGCGCGGGCGCGGAAGGCCTCGTGCTGCGCTTCCCCGGCCACGGCCACACCATGATCAAGATCAAGCAGGACGACTACGTGGCCCTGCACCGCATCGTCACCGGCCTCAGCGCGCGCGTGGTCTGGGAGCGGCTCGGCGCGGGCGACACGTCGGCCGAGATCTGCGACGGGCTGCCGGACGAGTTCCACGGCTGGATCAAGGACGTGGAGGCCGACCTGAACGGGCGGCGCGACGCGATCCTCGCGCAGGCGCGTGCCGAGCACGCGCGCATCGTCGAGGAGCTGCCCGAGGGGTGGACGCGCAAGGAGTACGCGGCCGTCGCGGGCCGTTCGCCGCTGCGCGCCTGGCTGTTCCAGCTCCTGGACGGCCGTGACCCGTCCGCCCGGATCTGGCACACCCTGCGCCCGGAGGGCGACCAGCGCCCGGCCAATTTCGCGGCCGAGGACACCGAGAACACCGACAGCACAGTCAGCACCGAGGACGCCAAGTCCAGCAAGGACACAGCCTGA